The sequence ataatggcatttattaagcacttactatgtgcaaagcactgttctaagtgctggggaagttacaaggtgatcaggttgtcccacggggggctcacggtctcaatccccattttacagatgagagaactgaggcccagaaaagttaagtgacttgcccaaggtcacacagctgacaagtggtggagccgggatttgaacccatgacctcggactccaaagcccatgctctttccactgagccacgctgcttctcttatttattttattctgttactatgttaatatgttttgttttgttccccgtctcccccttctagattgtgagcccactgttgggtagggaccgtctctagatgttgccaacttggacatcccaagcgcttagtccagtgctctgcacacagtaagcactcaataaacacgattgaatgaatgagtgaatgaatgaattaccgttGCTCTCTAGGcctttaattagagaagcagcgtggctcagtggaaagagcccgggcttgggagtcagaggtcatgggttcaaatgccggctctgccaattgtcagctgtgtgacttcgggcgagtcactgtacttctctgtgcctcagttccctcatctgtaaaatggggattaagactgtgagccccccgtgggacaacctgatcaccttgtaacctccccagcgcttagaacagtgctttgcacatagtaagcgcttaataaatgccaacattcttCTTATTTTATTCTTACGTATGTATTCCTTTAGttcctcattcatttattgttgTCGAttactgcctgcctccccctgttgactgtgagctcgctgaagggagggattgtgtctgttctctGCTTTTctattgagtgaccttgggcaagtcttccctgggcctcagtgacctcatctggaaaatggggatgaagactgtgagccccccgtgggacaacctgatcaccttgtaacctccccagcgcttagaacagtgctttgcacgtagtaagcgcttatttaaTGTTCCTTAGCTTCCCTGGAGTCTTCCGTCTCTGTcatgtctcctccttctcttccccctcctcctccctctccttccagcctTTTCCCGTCCCATCTCCCTCGTCTTCTCTCCCAGCATTACGGTGGTCACAGACATCCCCTCCGCCccagggtatcaatcaatcaatcaatcatatttattgagcgcttactctgtgcagagcactgtactaagcgcttgggaagtccaagttggcaacatatagagacggtctctacccaacggtgggctcacagtctagaagggaagcccTCCAGAGGACCGTGTCTGTGACCCCCACTCGCTGCCAATGTCAGGGGGCATTGGGAGCGGGAGGCTGCAGGGCTCCCCGGGCTTTCTCCCCAGCCCTCCTgcacccctcagccccccagccccccgccccgccacgcTCCTGCTTAGGCCCGGGCAGCTGTGCTGATGACCTCACCCCACAAACACGCTTTGTTCCTGAGAAAATGGAAACTGTGTGAGGTTTGGGGGCCGCGGGTGTCTGCTGCAACCGCAGCCTgggccttcctcccctcccccaggctggggaggacgggttgggaggaggggcccCCACCAGAATTAACCTGGTCCGGACCATCTGGGCGTCTGCCTTGCTCCCTAGCCTGGGCTGCCGGGACTCCAGGGGCAGGCCCAAACCCTCCGACACTGAATCAACCTTCCCCCACCATGCTCTCAGCCCTTGGGTGGGGGTTGGCATGGAGCTGGAGGTGGGCGAGGACCCAAATTagtacccccaccccaccctgcaaCCCGTCATTCCCAACTGGCACAGATGTACCCAGGCCAATTTACCGCCTTGATccatgtctctttctgtctctgtattTCTAGGTCTTcaccctctttctttttttccctccctggcTCTCTCTTTCCTAGTAAATCTTGACATCTGGCCAGCTGCGCTCCCCACAGCTGCTGCAGATGTTTGAAGCCAAGACCACCAGAAGACCCTAAGGGGGATGGGATGTCAtcacggggtgggggagagttaaggagggggccggggagcggggtgggaggatgggggagggagacctGGGCTATCTACCCACTGGGCCTCTGAGCTTTGTTGTTTCCAAGTGACTTTGGAGTACCCAGTATTCCAGCCCAGACTCTGGGCCTGTCCCCAGAATAATCCACTCAGGCAGGGCACCCAATGCAGAAACAGTTTCTGGAAGTTGCCTCCTTCAGTCCGGTCAGAAGAGCCCGTGCCTGGGGAGGAGGACCCCCGAGGGGGAAAGCTGAGGAAGGGAACGTGGATGGAAacccccccctcgcccccgtctCTCTTTCCGAAGCAAAAGAAACCACACGCACTGAGCGTGACCCTTCCAGGTCCATCTGTCACGCCGAGACTCTCCTGGTTCCGTCCTGGATGTCTCGGTGCCCCCGCGTCCCCGCCCTGCCTGAGGTTTCCAATCCCGGCCTCAGTGTCCCCAAGGAGGCAGAGTTCATGGGGGAAATAGGCCGTGGGCAGTGCTGATCATGGgacataaatgtgtgtgtgtgtgtgtccagggaGGGACCCCAGCGCCTTCCAGCTGGTGAGCGAGGGAGAAAGGCGGAATAATaatgaggagggagtggggacaacAGGGCCAGATAATCGGGTCCTGCTGCCCTGGGGACCCTTGTGTTCCCTCAGCTGGtttgggggaagaaggaagagaaggcagaagagTTGGCGGGCAGGATGGCGGGGTCTGGAGAGGGGAATAGAGCGGGGAATTCTCCCCGGGGTGAGACAGACTGGGATCTGAAGCTGTAGCAGGAAGTGAGTCACTGTCTACGGAGGGTGGGGCTGGAGTGGGTATGGAGTTCTTCGACCCTGGTTGAAAGGCCTTCCTCTAtcaccttccccctcaccccagacTGAAAGCGACTTCAGTCCACGaactgtatttactgtgtgaagaggtggggcctggggatgGCCGGGAGAAGTAATTGGAATGGGGggtagggaaaggaagggaaagagagggatggaggaggtggaatgaTGTGAAAAAGAGGGAGTGAGAAGGAGGCcaactcttccctctttcctggggagtcttggggagtgggagaagatgaggaccCCCCCACTAGAGAGAGCggcaggggagactgtgtcatctggggagagccaggtttcagtgatggtgaagaGGAGCAGCGATTGGATCAGGAACGGGTCAAGgaagaagggaagctttcccacgATGGAGTGGGCTACACTTAACTGAGGCTGCGATGGGTGTCGGGAGAGGGGACTGCACGAGGCGGCTAGGAAGGGGTTAGGTGGGACGGAGCTGACTTTTCCCAGAGTCCTGGGGAGTATCCCATCGTGCCTGCCCCGGGCTAACCCCTTCCCACCCCGACACTCCCTACAGACCCTGACTCCCATTGCTGTTGTGGCTTCCCACCGTCACTCGCTCCAACCTTCTGGATCCATAGGACACCAAAACTCACCCACGGACACCCGGGATGTCTTTTTCCACAGGTGGCAGGCCCACTTGCTCTTCCCCAGACCTCAAGTTTTCCCACCCCGTGACGTCGGGTCTTTCCACTCCCACCCCGGTGAccctcacctccccactccctcccgccCAGGGCTCGCTCCGTCGGCACCATGACAGAAGGgtttgactgtactaagtgccgggagtcGCTGTACGGAAGGAAATACATTCAGACGGACGGCGGCCCTCACTGCGTCCCCTGCTATGACAGCCACTTCGCCAACACGTGCGCCGAGTGCAAGGAGCTCATCGGTCACGACTCCCGCGTGAGTGAAGCTTCGGGGAGCCCGGGCGGGAGGGCGagtcaggaggagcagcgtggcggagcggagagagcaggggcctgggggggcagaaggtcatgggttctagtcccggctctgccgcctgtctgctgagtgagctGTTGcttcactgctccgggcctcggttatcttgtctgtaaaatggggaccgagccacgcgggacggggaccgtgtccgacccgatctgCTCGATTCCgccctagcgcctagtacagcgctttaACGAATTGGTACGATTATTACACCAGAAGAGACCGAGGGGAGGAGCGGGCTGGAAGTCCGGGGGTCTGGGCTTCCGTCGTCAGTTTTCCCACTTGGGAAATGGGGGGACGGCGGGGCCCGGGACCCCCCATCCCTCGGTCCCCCCGTAGGAGCTGTTCTATGAGGACCGCCACTACCACGAGCACTGCTTCCGTTGCTTCCGCTGCGACCGCTCCCTGGCAGACGAGCCCTTCACCTGCCAGGACAATGAGCTGCTGTGCAACGACTGTTACTGCAGCGCCTTCTCTTCTCAGTGCACGGCATGCGGGGAGACAGTCATGCCTGGTAATCGTggcggggggccggagggagggcccggcggggagaagcagaaagggcGAGGAGCGAGTCATGCCGCTTAGGGTGGGGGCGGAGGAACCGGGCTCCTCGTGGGAGgaatcatgggcctggggagaCGGGAGCGGGTGTTCTGGGCAAatatttcctccccctcctaccccggGATGCGGTAGCTGGATTATAAAATGCCATCCCAGATCCTCCCCTACTTCCTGGCCTCATCGTGGCCTAcccggagagagcccgggcttgggaatcggaaggtcccggctccaccgcttgtctgccccgtgaccctgggcaagtcaattcacccgACTCTCCGCATTTCTTCGTGGCCTCCCGGACGgagccccgggcttgggaatcagaagctcgtggttctaatcccggctccaccgctcgtccgctgtgtgactttgggcaggtcacttcacttctctgggcctccgtcccctcatctggaaaatggggatgaagcctgtgagccccccgtgggacaacccaatcaccttgtaaccgcctcggcgctcagaacagtgctttgcacctagtaagcgcttaacaaataccatcgttattattattattattagaacagtgctttgcacctagtaagtgcttaacaaataccatcgtttttattattattattagaacagtgctttgcacctagtaagcgcttaataaacaccatcgttattattattcccaagcccgggcttgggaatcggaaggtcccagctccaccgtttgtctactctgtgaccttgggcaagtcaattccttctgtaaaaatggggatcaggactgtgagccccaagtgggacagggactgcgtccaacccgatttgctcgtatccaccccattcattcattcattcagtcgtatttattgagcgcttactgtgtgcagagcactggactaagcgcttgggaagtacaatcaatcaatcaatcatatttattgagcgcttactatgtacaagttggcaacatatagagatggtccctacccaacagtggactcacagtctgtactaccccagtgcatagtacagtgcctggctcctagtaaataataataataataataataataataataataataataatggcatttaagtgcttactttgtacaaagcactgtttatttattttacttgtacatatctattctatttattttattttgttagtatgtttggttttgttctctgtctcccccttctagactgtgagcccactgttgggtagggactgtctctatatgttgccaacttggacttcccaagcgcttagtacagtgttctgcacacagtaagcgctcaataaatacgattgattgattgattctaagcactgggcgggggggggaatacaaggtgatcaggttgtcccacgtggggctcacagtcttaatccccattttccagatgagggaactgaggctcagagaagttaagtgacttgcccacacagcaggcatgtggcggagcagggattcgaacgcacgacctcggactccaaagcccgtgctctttccactgagccatagttaTCAGTCCCCTACCCCATTTCCTCCTGGTCCCCTCATATCCCTCATTTCTTCCTGGCTCTCTCCTTCGtccgcccccttttccctcttctgtccAGGATCCCGCAAGCTGGAGTACGGAGGCCAGACGTGGCACGAGCACTGCTTCCTCTGTAGCGGCTGTGAGCAGCCCCTGGGCTCCCGCTCCTTCGTCCCTGACAAGGGCGCTCACTACTGCGTGCCCTGCTACGAGAGCAAGTTCGCCCCGCGCTGTGCCCGCTGCAAGAAGGTGATGGCCCGAGGACCGGGGGGAAGGATGGCGGGGGGCGGTGACCACCGGGCGGGTAGAGAGGtcgcttgtcggccgtgtgaccctggatgagtcacttcacttctccgtgcctcaacttCTGCCTCGGTACCGCGGGGATTGAGAAAACGAGCCTCGTGCTGGACGGGGGCTGGATCCAGTCGGATTATCTTGGATTATCGGTGctcagtatattcattcattcagtcctatttatggagcgcttactgtgtgcagagcactgtgataataataatgataatgatggcatttgttaatcaatcaatcgcatttattgagcgcttacggtgtgcacagcactgcactaagcgctcgggaagtccaaattggcaacatctagagacggtccctacccagcagtgggctcacaggctagaagggggagacagagaacaaaaacatattaacaaaataaaatgaatagaatagatatgtacaagtaaaatgaataaatag comes from Tachyglossus aculeatus isolate mTacAcu1 chromosome 16, mTacAcu1.pri, whole genome shotgun sequence and encodes:
- the FHL3 gene encoding four and a half LIM domains protein 3 isoform X1, whose product is MTEGFDCTKCRESLYGRKYIQTDGGPHCVPCYDSHFANTCAECKELIGHDSRELFYEDRHYHEHCFRCFRCDRSLADEPFTCQDNELLCNDCYCSAFSSQCTACGETVMPGSRKLEYGGQTWHEHCFLCSGCEQPLGSRSFVPDKGAHYCVPCYESKFAPRCARCKKTLTQGGVTYRDEPWHRECLVCTGCGSPLAGQQFTSQGDDPYCVACFGERYAPKCSGCGQPITAGLGGGKYLSFEERHWHQDCFSCGRCATSLVGQGFVPDGNQLLCRACSEADP
- the FHL3 gene encoding four and a half LIM domains protein 3 isoform X2 → MTEGFDCTKCRESLYGRKYIQTDGGPHCVPCYDSHFANTCAECKELIGHDSRELFYEDRHYHEHCFRCFRCDRSLADEPFTCQDNELLCNDCYCSAFSSQCTACGETVMPGSRKLEYGGQTWHEHCFLCSGCEQPLGSRSFVPDKGAHYCVPCYESKFAPRCARCKKTLTQGGVTYRDEPWHRECLVCTGCGSPLAGQQFTSQGDDPYCVACFGERYAPKCSGCGQPITGLGGGKYLSFEERHWHQDCFSCGRCATSLVGQGFVPDGNQLLCRACSEADP